The proteins below come from a single Rosa rugosa chromosome 2, drRosRugo1.1, whole genome shotgun sequence genomic window:
- the LOC133733217 gene encoding ribonuclease H2 subunit A: protein MGSDTTLPQWASEPCIMGIDEAGRGPVLGPMVYGCLYCARSYEKTLSSLNFADSKTLKEEKREELFENLKADESIGWAVDIIDPRELSAKMLKKNKINLNEISHDSAIGLVTKVLNMGVLLTEVYVDTVGDTEKYRTKLSERFPGVNFVVAKKADSLYPVVSGASIAAKVTRDRALREWVLDETAEDLHKNFGSGYPGDPDTKAWLQHHKHSVFGFPTLVRFSWGTCTPYFKDIAEVLWESMDDDGSSSSNGKRQLKLSSFGVTTSKRKIEEIESNGKGRCKFFLARKLEQVTHF, encoded by the coding sequence ATGGGATCTGACACTACACTTCCCCAATGGGCGTCAGAGCCTTGTATCATGGGCATCGATGAAGCCGGCCGAGGCCCTGTTCTAGGGCCAATGGTGTATGGATGCTTATACTGTGCTCGCTCAtatgagaagactctctcctcTTTGAACTTTGCGGATTCAAAGACACtaaaagaagagaagagggaGGAATTATTTGAGAATCTAAAGGCTGATGAATCAATTGGGTGGGCTGTCGATATCATAGATCCGAGAGAGCTTTCAGCTAAAATGCTAAAGAAGAATAAGATAAACCTTAATGAGATATCACATGACTCTGCAATTGGCCTTGTCACTAAGGTGCTTAACATGGGGGTTCTTCTAACTGAGGTCTACGTGGATACAGTGGGAGATACTGAAAAGTATAGAACTAAACTGTCTGAGAGATTTCCTGGAGTTAATTTTGTGGTTGCAAAGAAGGCTGATAGTCTTTACCCAGTTGTTAGTGGAGCAAGCATAGCTGCAAAAGTCACAAGGGACAGAGCCTTACGAGAGTGGGTGCTTGATGAAACAGCTGAAGATCTGCACAAAAACTTTGGTTCTGGATATCCTGGAGATCCCGATACCAAGGCCTGGTTGCAACATCACAAACACTCGGTATTTGGATTCCCAACATTGGTACGTTTTAGCTGGGGCACATGTACTCCATATTTTAAAGACATTGCTGAAGTCTTATGGGAATCAATGGATGACGATGGTTCTAGCAGTTCTAATGGAAAGCGGCAACTGAAATTAAGTAGTTTTGGTGTCACAACATCAAAGAGAAAGATTGAAGAAATAGAATCAAATGGTAAAGGACGCTGCAAATTTTTCCTGGCTCGTAAGCTTGAGCAAGTTACTCATTTCTAA
- the LOC133733235 gene encoding leucine-rich repeat protein 1-like yields MAARFWLLRLTLISVSVVGLVYGNSESDALYTLRKSLSDPDNVLQSWDPTLVNPCTWFHITCNQDNRVTRLDLGNSNLSGHLVPELGKLEHLQYLELYRNNIHGTIPAELGNLKSLVSLDLYNNNISGTIPPSLGKLKSLVFLRLNDNRLSGPIPRDLVGLASLKVVDVSSNDLCGTIPTSGPFEHIPLSNFENNHRLEGPELLGLASYDTNCS; encoded by the exons ATGGCGGCGAGGTTTTGGTTGTTGAGGCTAACCCTAATAAGTGTAAGCGTGGTTGGGTTGGTGTACGGTAACTCGGAATCAGACGCTTTGTACACGCTGAGGAAGAGCTTATCGGATCCCGATAACGTGCTGCAGAGCTGGGATCCCACACTCGTCAACCCCTGCACTTGGTTCCACATCACCTGCAACCAGGACAATCGCGTTACCCGACT GGATTTAGGTAATTCAAACCTCTCTGGACATCTGGTACCTGAACTTGGAAAACTTGAGCATCTTCAATATCT GGAGCTTTACAGAAATAATATTCATGGAACTATTCCAGCTGAGCTTGGTAACCTGAAGAGCCTCGTTAGCTTGGACTTATATAACAACAACATATCAGGGACAATTCCTCCTTCATTAGGGAAATTGAAATCACTTGTGTTCTT ACGTCTCAATGACAACAGATTAAGTGGGCCAATCCCCAGGGATCTCGTTGGTCTTGCAAGCCTCAAAGTTGT GGATGTATCGAGCAATGATTTGTGTGGAACAATTCCTACCAGTGGACCATTTGAGCACATTCCTCTGAGCAA CTTTGAGAACAACCATCGACTTGAAGGTCCGGAGTTGTTGGGGCTTGCAAGCTACGACACCAACTGCTCGTGA
- the LOC133728367 gene encoding protein TPR3-like isoform X2 gives MVKFWDMDNVNLLTSTDADGGLLASPPIRFNKEEILLAVSTNDNGIKLLANSDGIRLLRTVDASRAASVAVVKVSAVGTFGLSNITVGTGIGDRAAPMPGMVGLVF, from the exons ATGGTTAAATTCTGGGACATGGACAATGTTAACCTTTTGACAAGTACAGATGCAGATGGTGGACTGCTG GCTTCTCCTCCTATTAGATTTAACAAAGAAGAAATACTGTTAGCTGTCTCAACAAATGACAATGGTATTAAACTTCTAGCAAATTCAGATGGAATTAGGTTACTGAGAACAGTGGATGCTTCCAGAGCTGCTTCTGTGGCTGTTGTGAAG GTCTCAGCAGTAGGAACATTTGGATTGTCTAACATTACTGTTGGAACAGGCATTGGAGATCGAGCAGCTCCAATGCCAGGCATGGTTGGACTG GTTTTTTAG
- the LOC133728367 gene encoding protein TPR3-like isoform X1, with protein MVKFWDMDNVNLLTSTDADGGLLASPPIRFNKEEILLAVSTNDNGIKLLANSDGIRLLRTVDASRAASVAVVKVSAVGTFGLSNITVGTGIGDRAAPMPGMVGLVSVMIISHG; from the exons ATGGTTAAATTCTGGGACATGGACAATGTTAACCTTTTGACAAGTACAGATGCAGATGGTGGACTGCTG GCTTCTCCTCCTATTAGATTTAACAAAGAAGAAATACTGTTAGCTGTCTCAACAAATGACAATGGTATTAAACTTCTAGCAAATTCAGATGGAATTAGGTTACTGAGAACAGTGGATGCTTCCAGAGCTGCTTCTGTGGCTGTTGTGAAG GTCTCAGCAGTAGGAACATTTGGATTGTCTAACATTACTGTTGGAACAGGCATTGGAGATCGAGCAGCTCCAATGCCAGGCATGGTTGGACTGGTGAGTGTCATGATTATCTCTCATGGGTGA
- the LOC133730636 gene encoding uncharacterized protein LOC133730636 has product MWTKDDSCEEVIREKWQTDREGFEQFRLQGKLYSTRLGLLNWKRQVFGARHEEMAYISKQLEQFLSLPFAVSDLPERQVLQERFHTLLELEDTFWKQRSKATWLKDGDRNTHFFHQKASNRKQRNYLKGLFDSSGVWQDTPGGIETVVLDYYNSLFRSTNVSDVQMESVLSSVVPVITPDLGASLLLECSAEEIKAALFQMYPTKSPGPDGMPPLFYQKYWHIVGDDIVTAVREFLSTGNLLKEVNFTHVCLIPKVKNPTEMSHLRPIALCNVVYKICAKVLANRLKPILDQIISPYQSAFVPGRLVTDNTLVANEVAHYLWNKTDGGGGHLALKLDISKAYDMMEWSHLRAMLLRLGFPCQWVQVVMECVTSVRYSFLINGNPRGYITPTRGLRQGDPLSPYLFLLCTEGFSSLIQRMHNNGSLVGIKICRRAPVLHHLLYANDSFLFAEATPASCQLINFGKSSVCFSRNLSLEGQQDLADLLGVDLVSYHEKYLGLPTLVGRSKKDTFSYLKDRLRKRLAGWKGKFLSGAGKELLLKVVAQSLPNYAMSFFLLPQTFCNELQQMCANFWWGDSTNGRKIHWSSWNNMCALKDRGGLGFRNLYAFNLAMLAKQAWRIIENPNSLLGRLYKARYFHSKTYWEASLGGAPSYSWRSILAARQVVELGSRWQVGNGATIAIWEDRWMHRPLGFRPLLPLRNPTTLRYVHQLIDMANGCWNVPLLESLFPSEDVEVISSIPLSSRCPEDKLIWHYDSKGVFSVNSAYVMARDSLILPVMATSSSSPHQLIDTFWKKFWKCKVPGKVKLCLWKACQDFLLTRSNLIKKKVEVELFCPLCENEEETPLHIFRYCSIAKQMTHHLSGMLGFSPSLSLKEWLNYCMEKLPHSSFCRLLVKLWFLWKARNDKVWENRHCEPRSLLLSAQVWHANYLHANISPPKVPRNKHAWTKPYVGWFNVCMYGAFDMHSHSGGAGIVVRDSNGSFICGMAISFDQVFSPAQVEALAGRVACKLVLDQGLGPVRLESDSLLLVQAMHSIQDSFIQLRVVYEDILALFSQLPGSTFSHLNREGNTAAHSLARWALCNRSCNVVFTSTPPFLEEIISRECT; this is encoded by the exons ATGTGGACGAAGGATGATTCTTGTGAAGAAGTGATCCGGGAGAAGTGGCAGACAGATAGGGAAGGTTTCGAGCAGTTTCGTTTGCAGGGAAAACTTTATAGCACAAGGTTGGGTTTACTTAACTGGAAGAGGCAGGTTTTTGGTGCCCGGCATGAGGAGATGGCCTATATTAGTAAGCAGCTGGAACAATTTTTGTCCCTTCCATTTGCAGTGTCTGACCTTCCCGAAAGACAAGTGCTACAAGAGAGATTTCATACTTTGCTGGAGCTGGAGGACACTTTTTGGAAGCAAAGGTCGAAAGCTACTTGGTTGAAGGATGGTGATAGGAACACGCATTTCTTTCATCAAAAAGCATCCAACAGAAAGCAGCGAAATTACTTAAAGGGTTTGTTCGATTCATCTGGAGTTTGGCAAGACACTCCAGGAGGTATCGAAACAGTTGTTTTGGATTATTATAATTCACTGTTTCGATCTACAAATGTTTCTGATGTGCAAATGGAGTCAGTTCTTTCTTCTGTGGTACCGGTAATAACGCCAGACTTGGGTGCCTCCTTATTACTTGAATGCTCTGCGGAAGAGATTAAAGCAGCACTGTTTCAGATGTATCCTACAAAGTCTCCAGGTCCAGATGGTATGCCTCCTCTATTTTATCAAAAATATTGGCATATTGTAGGTGATGATATTGTGACTGCTGTGCGTGAATTTTTATCTACTGGTAATTTGTTGAAAGAGGTTAATTTCACTCATGTTTGTTTGATTCCAAAAGTGAAAAATCCTACTGAAATGTCCCATCTTCGTCCAATCGCCCTTTGCAATGTGGTTTACAAGATTTGTGCAAAGGTGCTTGCAAATCGTTTGAAGCCTATTCTTGATCAGATTATTTCCCCATATCAGAGTGCTTTTGTTCCCGGTAGGTTGGTAACAGATAACACTTTGGTTGCTAATGAAGTGGCTCACTACCTATGGAATAAGACAGATGGAGGTGGAGGTCACCTTGCTCTTAAGCTTGACATAAGTAAGGCCTATGACATGATGGAATGGTCTCACTTGAGAGCTATGTTATTACGGTTGGGCTTTCCATGTCAGTGGGTTCAGGTTGTGATGGAGTGTGTGACTTCTGTTCGGTATTCTTTTCTTATCAATGGTAATCCGAGAGGCTACATAACTCCTACAAGAGGTCTCAGGCAAGGAGACCCTCTTTCTCCCTATTTGTTCCTTTTATGTACTGAAGGGTTTTCCTCACTCATTCAAAGGATGCACAATAATGGCTCTCTAGTGGGGATTAAGATATGTAGAAGGGCCCCGGTTCTTCATCATCTCTTATATGCAAATGATAGTTTTCTCTTTGCCGAGGCTACTCCTGCCAGTT GTCAGTTGATTAATTTTGGGAAGAGTAGTGTTTGTTTTAGTCGTAATTTATCACTAGAAGGGCAGCAGGATTTAGCGGATTTATTGGGTGTTGATTTGGTGTCGTACCATGAAAAATATCTTGGGTTGCCTACTCTTGTGGGGCGCTCCAAGAAGGATACTTTCTCATATTTGAAGGATAGATTGAGGAAGAGGCTAGCGGGGTGGAAAGGAAAATTTTTAAGTGGTGCGGGAAAGGAGTTATTGCTGAAAGTGGTGGCCCAATCTCTTCCAAACTATGCTATGAGTTTCTTTTTATTACCTCAAACTTTTTGCAATGAGCTGCAGCAAATGTGTGCCAATTTTTGGTGGGGTGACTCAACGAATGGGAGAAAAATTCATTGGAGCTCTTGGAATAATATGTGTGCCCTAAAGGACCGAGGAGGGTTGGGTTTTCGTAATCTTTATGCTTTTAATCTAGCCATGTTGGccaaacaagcttggagaatTATAGAAAATCCAAACTCACTTTTGGGGAGGCTCTACAAGGCACGGTATTTTCATTCCAAAACTTATTGGGAGGCTTCTTTGGGGGGAGCTCCTTCTTATTCTTGGAGAAGCATTTTAGCTGCACGGCAAGTGGTTGAACTAGGCTCAAGATGGCAAGTTGGAAATGGTGCTACAATTGCTATTTGGGAGGACAGGTGGATGCATAGGCCTCTTGGGTTTCGGCCCTTGCTACCACTTAGGAACCCTACTACTTTGAGGTATGTTCATCAGCTTATTGATATGGCTAATGGCTGTTGGAATGTCCCTTTATTGGAGAGTTTATTCCCTAGTGAGGATGTGGAGGTTATTAGCTCAATCCCTTTGAGTTCTAGATGTCCTGAGGATAAACTGATTTGGCATTATGATAGTAAGGGAGTTTTTTCAGTGAATAGTGCTTATGTTATGGCTAGAGACAGTTTGATCCTCCCAGTCATGGCTACTTCTAGCTCCTCTCCTCATCAGCTTATTGATACTTTTTGGAAGAAGTTTTGGAAGTGCAAGGTGCCGGGTAAAGTGAAACTTTGTTTATGGAAAGCTTGTCAAGATTTTCTCCTTACTAGATCTAATCTAATTAAGAAGAAGGTGGAAGTGGAGCTTTTTTGCCCTTTATGTGAAAATGAGGAAGAAACCCCTCTTCATATTTTTCGTTATTGTTCTATTGCAAAGCAGATGACTCATCACTTGTCTGGTATGTTGGGTTTCTCTCCCTCACTTTCTCTTAAGGAATGGTTGAATTATTGTATGGAGAAATTACCTCACTCATCGTTTTGCCGTCTTTTGGTGAAACTGTGGTTTTTGTGGAAAGCAAGGAATGATAAAGTGTGGGAGAATAGACATTGTGAGCCTCGATCTCTCCTACTTAGTGCTCAAGTTTGGCATGCCAATTATCTTCACGCAAATATTTCACCCCCCAAGGTCCCACGCAATAAGCATGCCTGGACGAAGCCTTATGTTGGTTGGTTCAATGTTTGCATGTATGGAGCTTTTGATATGCACTCTCATTCTGGTGGTGCAGGAATTGTGGTACGTGATTCAAATGGTTCTTTTATTTGTGGGATGGCCATTAGTTTTGATCAGGTTTTTTCTCCTGCTCAAGTGGAGGCACTAGCTGGTAGAGTAGCTTGCAAGCTGGTTCTTGACCAGGGTTTGGGTCCAGTTCGTCTAGAATCGGACTCCTTATTGTTAGTACAAGCTATGCATTCTATCCAAGATTCTTTTATTCAGCTCCGAGTTGTTTATGAGGATATTTTGGCCCTCTTTTCTCAGCTGCCTGGAAGTACTTTCTCACACTTGAATCGAGAAGGGAATACTGCTGCTCATTCTCTTGCTCGTTGGGCATTATGTAATAGGTCGTGCAATGTTGTTTTTACTTCTACACCTCCCTTTCTAGAGGAGATTATTTCTAGAGAATGTACTTAA